Part of the Candidatus Zixiibacteriota bacterium genome, GGAGTGTTAAGAGATCGGGCGACCTCATTAACCGGCATTCTTAACGGGGTTGATTATAATGTCTGGTCGCCACAGAAAGACAAACTGATTTCCTCGCGATATTTCCCTTCCAATATCTCCGGCAAGAAAAAGAATAAGCTGGAGCTATTGAGTAAAGCGGGACTTCCTTTGCGGATGGAACAGCCGCTGCTGGGAATGATCTCGCGGCTGGATAATCAGAAGGGGTTTGACCTTATCGCCGAGATATTCGATGAGGTGATGAAGGAAGATCTTCAATTCATTCTGCTGGGGACAGGGGATGATAAATATCATCGCTTCTTCAGTCAAAAGGAAATGGAATATTCCTCCAAATTCAGGGCCTATCTGACTTTCGACAACACGCTGGCTCATTTGATTGAGGCGGGCGCGGACATTTTCCTGATGCCGTCGCGGTATGAGCCATGCGGCCTCAACCAGATGTACAGCCTGAAATACGGCACGGTGCCGGTTGTAAGAGAAACCGGCGGTCTGGCCGACACCGTTGTGGATTTTGATGAGGAATCGCGGCAGGGGACAGGGTTTGTTTTTGAGAAATATGAGGCGGATGAGCTTCTGAGGAGCCTCAGGAGGGCGATACAGTTTTTTGGCCGGAAGCGGCTTTGGTATAAAATTGTCAAGCAGGGGATGATGATGGATTATTCCTGGGGGAAATCGGCCGAAGAATATACCAGGCTATACCGCCGGGTTCTGGAAATTGAGAGACAGCAACCGGTTCGGGACCAGATTTAATTTAACTGATGGGATTTCAAAAAAGTTGACAAACGGATTTTCGTGTATATATTTAACCGGAACAAGCGGGAATAGCTCAGATTGGTAGAGCACCACCTTGCCAAGGTGGCTGTCGCGGGTTCGAATCCCGTTTCCCGCTCTTTTTTATGGCGGCTTAGCCAAGCGGTAAGGCGGAGGTCTGCAAAACCTCTATTCTCCGGTTCGATTCCGGAAGCCGCCTTTATTTTTTTTCTTATTTTTAACTTGCAATTCAGCGGGCAGAAATATAGATTAGGGCGGCTAAGAATAAGTTGAAATAAGGGAAATGGAAATTTTCAGATTGCATTTTTGGGCGGCAGTAATTGCCCTCTTTTTGCCCGGCCCGGTGACCGTTTCGGTCGCGATGGAAAAGCCGGCGGCGCCGGTCGTTTTTGCGTCCGGAGCGGGTGGTTTTGAATTATTCTGGTTTTACCCCGGGCTACACCGGGTCATTTTGGGAAATCTTGAATCGGCGGCGCAGAGCGATGCTTTCCCTGCAAAAGCCGATCGGCAGTATGCTGTGATGACCCATTTTACCCTCACCCCGCCGGTGATGGTCAATTCAGTTTCAACTTTCATTTCGCATCATGACCCCTTGCCTCTGCCGGGCGATGAGCATTCCTCGCTGAGACTGGCTCTGAAACGCTCCGTTCCCCCGAAGGTGGAAGCTAATCTCTGGGCTGGACTGGTCTCTCTGGATTCCCTGATCGGCCCTCCGGGGGGAATTGTCTCGTCCATTGTAGAAAAAGTGCTTTCTGACAACTTTGCTGTCTGGGCCTCGCTGGAGTGGCTGCCCGGAACCCCTTGCGCGCCGCTGGTCGGCCTCCGCACCGAACCGGATACAATACGGCAGTTTATATACTCACTGGCCTATCCGGAGACGCCGGCGGAAGAGAGCTTTGATGATTATATGATAGGTATCGACCTGTTGAATTGGATGGGGAACGGCCATCCCGCTGCCTACGATGATAGTTTTATGCCTGACTTTTTCAAAGTGATTTTAATTTCCGATACGATCGAGCCATATTCAACA contains:
- the glgA gene encoding glycogen synthase GlgA; translated protein: MDRLNIAFITPEAVPYVKTGGLADISGTLPEHLARQGHSVKLFLPLYRQVRTTCPDLEKIESEIICRVGEKEQKGELYRPAKGTAGVEVIFIANDFYFDRPELYRDPATGQDYTDNDERFIFFSRAVLQGLKALNWSPEILHANDWQSALVPSYLKTLYCDDPFFEKSRTIFTIHNMGYKGEFPAETFSKIGLDEIYFSPAGPFEYWGMVSLMKSAIIFADHVTTVSPTYAREIQSSSDFGMGLEGVLRDRATSLTGILNGVDYNVWSPQKDKLISSRYFPSNISGKKKNKLELLSKAGLPLRMEQPLLGMISRLDNQKGFDLIAEIFDEVMKEDLQFILLGTGDDKYHRFFSQKEMEYSSKFRAYLTFDNTLAHLIEAGADIFLMPSRYEPCGLNQMYSLKYGTVPVVRETGGLADTVVDFDEESRQGTGFVFEKYEADELLRSLRRAIQFFGRKRLWYKIVKQGMMMDYSWGKSAEEYTRLYRRVLEIERQQPVRDQI